The following is a genomic window from Candidatus Leptovillus gracilis.
GGCTGAAGCGTTCGTGGGGGTAAAAGTCGCCGTTGGCGACGTCGGAGAGGGTGAAGTGGGATAGGTAGATTTGGTTGGTGCGCCAATCAGATTGCGGATTGGGGAGGGCGGCGTGCGGAGTGGCAGGGGTGAGGGCGCGGCGGAAGATGGTGAACTGGTAGCCGAAGAGACGGCCGTCTGCCCCCTCTAAATTGCCGGTGTAATACCACCACTCGGTCTGGTAGTCCGGGTGGGGACCGAGGTCGCGGGGGAATTGGATGGCGTTGGCTTCGGTGGCGCGGGCGAAGCCGGCCGTATCGGTCTGGCTGAGCAGGGGCAGCAGGGAGGCCTGGGCGGTGGCCTGTGGCGCAGGTTGTCGCCACAAGAACAGCCCGCCCACGATAAGGGCTAACAGAACAAAAGCAAGAGTAAGACGCCGTGTGCTGGCATTGTTGAGCATATTTCCCTCAACGGTAACTAAGGAAATCGTCTACCGTCATATCAATATCTTTCGCAACCTGACGCAGCAAGATGGGCGAAATACCGCGTCCGGCATGGAAAGGGACAGTGGTACCACGGCCGTCTGGATGACGATATTGAATGTGTGAACCACGGCCTGCGTACCGACGAATTCGGTTTCCAAAATCGGCTCGCCGTCTTCTAACAACATGGCAATGACTTCCTGTAAATTGACATGAAGCTCATCCAACGATTCGGCTTGTGTATGGGCGCCGGGGAAATTAGGCACGTAGCCCACATATAAACCTGTATCCGGACACTTTTCAATCACTGCAATAAACGTTTGCATCACTTGACCTCCACTCGGAACATGCCGCCATTATAACACGCCACCCAATCTCCAGTCTTACTCCTCGCGCACGGCCGTTGCCACCACCATCCCGCCCAACTTCAACGACGGATACACGGCCGCCAGCAGCGCCGCGCCAACCGCCACCACCACCCCTTGCAAGAAATAGGCCGGTTCCAACTGCATTTGCAGCGTCCAGCCAAACGAGCGCACATTGATAACGTAAATGAGAATCCAGGCCAACACGTAGCCCACCGGAATCGCCAGCAGACCAGCCACCGCGCCCATCAGCCCTGTCTCCAGGAAGGTAAGCCCCCACAACTGGCGCACCGTCATGCCGGTGGCCCGCAGCACGCCCAATTCGCGGCTGCGCTCTAGCTGCAGGCTCATCAAGGCGCTCAACACGCCGATAAAGGCCACGACAATCGCCAGCAGCCGCAGCGCAGCGGTGATGGCAAACGTGCGGTCGAAAATTTCCAGCGACCCGGCGCGCAGAGCGCGGTTGGATTGAATAAGAACGTCTTGCCGACCGGCGACGGCCGTCGCCATCTCCTCCACCACCCCATCCACATCCGCCCCGGCTGGCAAGAAGAGGCCCATGCTTACCACCGCCTCGTCTTGCCACAACGCGCGGTAAAGCGCCTGTCCCATCATGATGGTTCCCTGGTCAGAAGCGTAGTCGTAAAAGATGGCGATGACCGGGAAACTGCGCGGGCCAACGGCCGTTTGCAGCACAATCGGCGGCGGTGGAGTGGGCCAATTTTCCTTGAGCGCCAGCGCCTCCGAGACGATGACCCCGTCGCCAGCCGTCAGACGCGGCCACAACGTCGTTTTGTCGCCAGAAACCCAGGCGTAAGGCCGGTTGCCCGCCGACACGTCGCCATCCACAGCCACCAGCTCCACCAGGCGGCCTAACTCTGGCGCGTCCACCTGCACCTGCCGCGCCGTGACCACCTGATCCACGCCGGGCCAGGCGCCGAATTGGGCCACCACTTCCGGCGGCAGCACACCATAAGCGCGATTGGCCGTCAGCGCCGGGGGCGAGATAAAAATGTCAGCCTGCAAGGTCTGGCCAAGCCACTGCTCCACCGTGCCGCGGAAGGAGCCGATCATAATCGAAACGCCAATGACCACGGAAACGGCCGTCATCAACGCCGCCACCGCCACCGACGTCCGGCTGAGCGAACGGACGATGTCACGCGGGGCCATCCGCCCCAACACACCAACCAACCGCTGCGACAGCGGCGTCACCAGGTGCATTGCCAAGACCGTCAGCGGCGGTGTCAGCAGTGCCGCGCCAATCAGCACAGCAAACAGCCCGCCAAAGGTGAGTACCAGATTGCCACGCACCCACAGCAGCAGCACGCCCAACACAGTCAACACCAGCCAGGCGACGACGAGCCAGGGTAACAGCGCCCGCGTGCGGCTCTCCAGGGTGGAGCGTTTGAGCGAGGCGTTGGGCGCGGTGCGCATTGCTTCCCAGGCTGGCAGCAGGGCGGCAAACAGCGCCGCCGCCACGCCCACCACCAACCCTTTGACCAGCGTAAAGGGCGGCACGTCTACGCCGCGCACGTTGACGACAAAATAAAAATCGTTGATGGTTTGGGTGATGAGGCCGACGATGCCCCGCCCTAAGACGACGCCCAAGACCAGCCCCAACACCGAGCCAATCAGGGCCAACACGGCCGCTTCAACCAAAATCAGGCTGAACAACTGCCCACTGGTAACGCCCAAACAGCGCAAAATACCGAATAACGGCCGTCGCTGGACCACGCTAAACGTCACCGTATTGTAAATAAGGAACATGCCGACCACCAGCGCCAACAAACTGAGCGCCGAAAGGTTCAGCTCAAAGGCGGCGGTCATTTGTTGGATGGCGTTGCTGCGGGCCGCGGCCGTTTCCAGGCGCAAACCGGGCGTCAGCAGCGCTTCCACCGGAGCCAGCGCCGCCGCGTCAACGGCGATCAAATCAATGCGGCTGAGTTTGCCGACCAGGCCGAAAATCTCTTGCGCCGAGGCGATGTCGGTAAAAATGATGCCGTCCAGGGCGCGGCGGCTCACATCGTCGCCTGGCTGGAGCAGGCCAACGATGGTGGCTGGCGTTTGCT
Proteins encoded in this region:
- a CDS encoding ABC transporter permease codes for the protein MNLPSNLPLFRLGWRRLKRRPLQYILLIIGVAIGVAMMVSIDLANGSAQRAFQLSTDAIAGKTTHRLVGPPTGFDEEVYARLKTRNGENCQSSIVNCQWSTIAAPIVEDYLTVPELNGQVMRLMGIDPFAGPPFRNYFAAQEGSDAAGSGLEGLAAFLTIPNSVILSQAVADAAGLALGDAITLNRSGQQTPATIVGLLQPGDDVSRRALDGIIFTDIASAQEIFGLVGKLSRIDLIAVDAAALAPVEALLTPGLRLETAAARSNAIQQMTAAFELNLSALSLLALVVGMFLIYNTVTFSVVQRRPLFGILRCLGVTSGQLFSLILVEAAVLALIGSVLGLVLGVVLGRGIVGLITQTINDFYFVVNVRGVDVPPFTLVKGLVVGVAAALFAALLPAWEAMRTAPNASLKRSTLESRTRALLPWLVVAWLVLTVLGVLLLWVRGNLVLTFGGLFAVLIGAALLTPPLTVLAMHLVTPLSQRLVGVLGRMAPRDIVRSLSRTSVAVAALMTAVSVVIGVSIMIGSFRGTVEQWLGQTLQADIFISPPALTANRAYGVLPPEVVAQFGAWPGVDQVVTARQVQVDAPELGRLVELVAVDGDVSAGNRPYAWVSGDKTTLWPRLTAGDGVIVSEALALKENWPTPPPPIVLQTAVGPRSFPVIAIFYDYASDQGTIMMGQALYRALWQDEAVVSMGLFLPAGADVDGVVEEMATAVAGRQDVLIQSNRALRAGSLEIFDRTFAITAALRLLAIVVAFIGVLSALMSLQLERSRELGVLRATGMTVRQLWGLTFLETGLMGAVAGLLAIPVGYVLAWILIYVINVRSFGWTLQMQLEPAYFLQGVVVAVGAALLAAVYPSLKLGGMVVATAVREE
- a CDS encoding type II toxin-antitoxin system HicA family toxin, with the translated sequence MRRYAGRGSHIQYRHPDGRGTTVPFHAGRGISPILLRQVAKDIDMTVDDFLSYR